A genomic segment from Paraconexibacter algicola encodes:
- a CDS encoding aldo/keto reductase, protein MTLPTSTLGRGDAALTVSRQGLGCMGMSDFYGDRDDTESTATLHRALDLGVTFLDTADMYGFGANEELVGRAIADRRDEVVLATKFGILRDPDDPTKRGVDGRPEYVKAACEASLRRLGVDHIDLYYQHRVDPDTPIEETVGAMAQLVAEGKVRFLGLSEAAPATIRRAHAVHPITALQTEYSIWSRDPEREILATVRELGIGFVPYSPLGRGFLTGTVRTVDDLPDGDFRRVQPRLQDGNIDKNLAIVDVVREIAQAHDATPGQVALAWVHRQGDDVAPIPGTKRRTYLEENVAALEVELTDDDLARIDAVGPGHGDRYPDMSSVDR, encoded by the coding sequence ATGACGCTCCCCACGTCCACCCTCGGCCGCGGCGACGCCGCGCTCACCGTCAGCCGGCAGGGCCTCGGCTGCATGGGCATGTCCGACTTCTACGGCGACCGCGACGACACCGAGTCGACCGCGACCCTCCACCGGGCGCTCGACCTCGGCGTGACCTTCCTCGACACCGCCGACATGTACGGCTTCGGCGCCAACGAGGAGCTCGTCGGCCGCGCGATCGCCGACCGTCGCGACGAGGTCGTCCTGGCCACGAAGTTCGGCATCCTGCGCGATCCCGACGACCCGACCAAGCGCGGGGTCGACGGCCGTCCGGAGTACGTGAAGGCGGCCTGCGAGGCGTCGCTGCGCCGCCTCGGGGTCGACCACATCGACCTCTACTACCAGCACCGGGTCGACCCGGACACCCCGATCGAGGAGACGGTCGGCGCGATGGCGCAGCTCGTCGCCGAGGGCAAGGTCCGCTTCCTCGGGCTCTCCGAGGCGGCGCCCGCGACGATCCGCCGCGCCCACGCCGTCCACCCGATCACCGCCCTGCAGACCGAGTACTCGATCTGGTCGCGCGACCCGGAGCGGGAGATCCTCGCGACGGTGCGCGAGCTCGGGATCGGCTTCGTGCCGTACAGCCCGCTCGGCCGCGGCTTCCTCACCGGGACGGTCCGCACGGTCGACGACCTCCCGGACGGCGACTTCCGCCGCGTCCAGCCGCGCCTGCAGGACGGCAACATCGACAAGAACCTCGCGATCGTCGACGTGGTGCGGGAGATCGCGCAGGCCCACGACGCGACCCCCGGTCAGGTGGCGCTCGCCTGGGTCCACCGCCAGGGCGACGACGTCGCGCCGATCCCGGGCACGAAGCGCCGCACCTACCTCGAGGAGAACGTCGCCGCGCTCGAGGTCGAGCTGACCGACGACGACCTCGCCCGCATCGACGCGGTCGGCCCCGGCCACGGCGACCGCTACCCGGACATGTCCTCCGTGGACCGCTAG